In the genome of Magnolia sinica isolate HGM2019 chromosome 2, MsV1, whole genome shotgun sequence, one region contains:
- the LOC131228494 gene encoding uncharacterized protein LOC131228494 has translation MGKVEVDQVIHHFSHQHPLSLSNLPQQTPNTQPSCSGCTLKASGWMYTCKTCNYSLHISCSKMPPMINHPSHVAHPLTLFSSPIYPEGVFTCNACGKQGAGFCYHCKVCELDIHILCAAMKLSVTHEAHHHTLNLEFSPPYHNKSFSCDICKRTGSNHWLYRCNICEFDAHMSCGVAKSKSGGCTQFQQQQQQQQQLQVGFSNGSRSINQVNHYVQQQPLQLQQQQQQQLQFGSSNGSGSISQVNHYVQQQPLQQLLQQQLLLQQLLQQHQQLQLPYVPPQFPVPETGFTTGSQYINQPSHCVSGPRFGATGHVQPSGSTGLASNLMQHAIQGFVDGLSQQGGQSNMMQGLLGDPSSSSGLDIGSTILSSVIGFNN, from the coding sequence atgggtaagGTAGAGGTAGATCAGGTCATACACCATTTCAGCCACCAACACCCTCTGAGCCTCTCCAACCTCCCACAACAGACCCCAAACACACAACCATCATGCTCAGGTTGCACCCTCAAAGCCTCTGGATGGATGTACACCTGCAAAACCTGCAACTATTCCCTCCAcatctcatgctctaaaatgccACCAATGATCAACCATCcatcacatgtggcccacccactaaccctcttctcatctcccatctacCCCGAAGGTGTGTTCACATGCAACGCGTGCGGGAAACAAGGTGCCGGCTTTTGCTACCATTGCAAGGTGTGCGAGCTCGATATCCACATCCTTTGTGCAGCAATGAAGCTATCAGttacccatgaggcccaccatcacaCCCTCAACCTTGAATTCTCCCCTCCCTACCACAACAAAAGCTTCAGTTGCGACATATGCAAGCGAACTGGCTCAAACCATTGGCTATATCGGTGCAACATATGTGAGTTTGATGCCCACATGAGTTGTGGCGTGGCAAAGTCCAAATCAGGAGGCTGCACTCAAtttcaacagcagcagcagcaacaacaacaattaCAAGTTGGATTCTCTAATGGGTCTCGAAGTATTAATCAAGTGAATCATTATGTTCAACAACAACCACTACAActacaacaacagcaacaacaacaattaCAATTTGGATCCTCTAATGGGTCTGGAAGTATTAGTCAAGTGAATCATTATGTTCAACAACAACCACTACAACAACTGCTACAACAACAACTGTTACTACAGCAACTGCTACAACAACACCAACAACTACAGCTTCCATATGTGCCACCCCAATTTCCAGTTCCTGAAACTGGATTCACAACTGGGTCTCAATATATCAACCAACCAAGCCATTGCGTGAGTGGACCGAGATTTGGCGCCACTGGTCATGTTCAACCTTCAGGGAGTACCGGATTGGCCAGCAATCTGATGCAGCATGCGATTCAGGGATTTGTGGATGGATTAAGTCAGCAGGGAGGGCAGAGTAATATGATGCAAGGTCTGTTGGGagatccttcttcttcttctggtcTGGATATTGGGTCAACCATTCTAAGCAGTGTCATTGGTTTCAATAACTAG
- the LOC131228502 gene encoding ribonuclease TUDOR 1-like has translation MMSRFFLMFHVLTITKDFEERSNYYDTLLAAESRAINGKKGIHSAKDPPVMHVTDLLTASAKKAKDFLPVLQQSKRLPAVVDYVLSGHRFKLLICKETCSIPFSFSGVRCPSRDEPFSDEAIAFMRRKILQRDVEIEFETVDRTGTFLGSLWESKTNMAVVLLESGLVRLQTAFGADRIPDSHLLAKAELSAKNQRLKIWKNHVEGQEATNGSSVAKTKQKEVLKVVVTEVLGGGKFHVQTVGDQKVAII, from the exons ATGATGAGTAGGTTTTTCTTGATgtttcatgtgttgactattacAAAAGATTTTGAGGAAAGGTCAAATTATTATGACACATTGCTTGCTGCTGAATCTCGTGCAATCAATGGAAAGAAAGGGATCCATTCTGCAAAGGATCCCCCAGTCATGCATGTAACGGACCTGCTGACG gCATCTGCAAAAAAAGCTAAAGATTTCTTGCCCGTCTTGCAACAGAGTAAAAGGCTACCCGCTGTTGTGGATTACGTCCTTAGTGGTCATCGGTTTAAATTGCTGATCTGCAAGGAAACTTGCAGCATTCCATTCTCATTCTCTGGTGTTAGATGCCCCAGCCGCGATGAGCCTTTCTCAGATGAAGCAATTGCCTTCATGAGAAGAAAGATCTTGCAGAGGGATGTAGAG ATTGAATTCGAAACAGTTGATAGAACTGGAACCTTCTTGGGTTCTTTATGGGAATCAAAGACCAACATGGCTGTGGTTCTTCTAGAGTCTGGGTTGGTAAGGCTTCAAACTGCTTTTGGTGCTGACAGGATTCCTGATTCTCACCTACTTGCAAAGGCTGAGCTGTCTGCAAAAAACCAGAGATTGAAG ATTTGGAAAAATCATGTTGAAGGACAGGAAGCTACTAATGGGTCATCAGTGGCTAAGACCAAACAGAAGGAAGTGCTTAAG GTGGTGGTTACTGAGGTACTGGGCGGTGGCAAGTTTCATGTCCAAACAGTTGGAGATCAGAAAGTGGCTATTATTTAG